CACCGACGCGGAGTGGTCGGATTGGCGTTGGCAGCAGCGGAACGCGGTGCGCGGGCTGGAGCAGCTCGAGCGCTACGTTCCGTTGTCCGCCGACGAGCGCGCGGGCGTCCAGGAGACGTCCTCGCTGTTCCGCATCGGCATCAGCCCGTACTACCTGTCACTCATCGACCCGGAGCATCCGTTCTGCCCGGTGCGCATGCAGTCCATCCCCGTCCGGGCCGAGGCACGCGTCCGCCCCGGGGAGCTCTCCGACCCGCTGGGGGAGGACAAGACGCGCCCCGAGGAGTGCATCGTCCACAAGTATCCGGACCGGGTGCTCTTCCTCGCGCTGGATACGTGCTCTGTCTATTGCCGTCACTGCACGCGGCGGCGCATCACCCAGGGCGGCGTGGCCGAGCTCTCTAAGGAGCAGATCCGGCGCGGCGTGGACTACGTCCGGCGTCACCCCGAGGTTCGGGACGTCCTCATCTCAGGGGGTGACCCCTTCATGCTGAGTGACTCGCGGCTGGAGGAGATACTCGCTCCGCTCAGCGAGATTCCGCACGTGGAGATGATTCGCATTGGCACCCGCGTGCCCGTGTGTCTGCCCATGCGCGTCACGGATTCCCTGGCGAAGACGCTCCGGCGGTACGCCCCTGTCTTCGTCGTCACGCACTTCAATCATCCGAAGGAAGTGACGCCGGAGGCCCGCGAGGCCTGTGAGCGCCTGGTGGACCACGGGGTCCCGGTGGAGAACCAGGCCGTGTTGATGCGGCAGCTCAACTCCGACGCGCGCATCATCAAGGAGCTGTCACACCTGCTGCTGCGCACCCGCGTGCGGCCGTACTACCTGCACCAGATGGACGTGGCGGAGGGTTGTGAGCACCTGCGCACGCCCATCGCCAAGGGCCTGGAAATCATCCAGCAGCTTCGGGGGCACACCACGGGGCTCGCGGTGCCGCACCTCGCGGTGGACCTGCCCGGCGGCGGCGGGAAGGTGACGCTCCAGCCGGACTACGTCGTCGAGTACGGCCAGCAGGAGACGGTGTTCCGCAACTACAAGGGCGAACGCTACGCGTATCCAGAGCCCGAGGAGACGGACTGCGCCTGCCCCTACGAAGGGGTCTGGCAGGAGCGGGCCCTTCAGTACGGATACCGGAAGGGCTGAGCGAAAGGGGCCTCATCGGGCCCCTCGCCGCGCGGGCTACTCGACGGGGATGTTCTCCGCGGGGATGCCCACTTCGACCGTCGGGTCGGCACCTTCCGTGGCCTCCAGCTCCACCGGGTCCTTGTCGCTGAAGCCCTGCTGGATGTGGACTTCTTCCTGCGCCGGCGGCGGGGCCTGCTTCGCGGCCTTGGCGGCGTCCGCCAACCGCTGCTCCTCCGCCTTCGCGCGCGCGTTGTCCGCCGGCGACATCCGCGCCTCGAAGCGGGCGTAGTCCTTGGCCGAAACGCCGTGCTTCTCCAACACGGCGGCGGAGGCTTCGCGCTCCTTGCCCACGGCCTCCCGGCGCTCCTCGGTGCTCATCTCCGAGGGCTTGCGGTTGCCGTACTCCTCGCTGACCTTCGACAGGGCCTGCGCCTCGTCACGGCGGATTTCCGCCACCTTTTCGGGCGTCAGGTCGGCGAAGGCCAGTCCCGGGAGGACGAGCCACGAGGCGACCACGAGCAGGGCAGGGCGGGGGGACATGGCGGAAGACCTCGTTCGAAACAGTGAAAATCCGACCCATCTAATCACGGAGGCTGCCTGTGTGCATCGGACGCATGACCGTCAACCCGCACAGCGCGCGCAGCCGTCCCGAGCGCTGGAGCACTGCTCCCGTCCCTGCGTGCAGC
This genomic window from Myxococcus hansupus contains:
- a CDS encoding KamA family radical SAM protein; translated protein: MDTSVVPAVLPPEPATSRGSLSAEGRKRLFPNATDAEWSDWRWQQRNAVRGLEQLERYVPLSADERAGVQETSSLFRIGISPYYLSLIDPEHPFCPVRMQSIPVRAEARVRPGELSDPLGEDKTRPEECIVHKYPDRVLFLALDTCSVYCRHCTRRRITQGGVAELSKEQIRRGVDYVRRHPEVRDVLISGGDPFMLSDSRLEEILAPLSEIPHVEMIRIGTRVPVCLPMRVTDSLAKTLRRYAPVFVVTHFNHPKEVTPEAREACERLVDHGVPVENQAVLMRQLNSDARIIKELSHLLLRTRVRPYYLHQMDVAEGCEHLRTPIAKGLEIIQQLRGHTTGLAVPHLAVDLPGGGGKVTLQPDYVVEYGQQETVFRNYKGERYAYPEPEETDCACPYEGVWQERALQYGYRKG